A genomic stretch from Setaria italica strain Yugu1 chromosome VII, Setaria_italica_v2.0, whole genome shotgun sequence includes:
- the LOC101769018 gene encoding zinc finger protein ZAT1 encodes MAKNTCKLCSRRFASPRALAGHMRAHSIAAAKSQISSASSASTSIAAGGGGGVEDDADAKKPSPIQGHALREKPKRRVRLAESDFSDRESETTDYYSPDAKRSHDGSGDAEPVSSVSDGDTPVEDVALSLMMLSRDSWPAPPPPSYYSYYRADSDDEGDARRPAVAAAAAAAQKRTRYECPACKKVFRSYQALGGHRASNVRGGRGGCCAPPLSNPPPPAPLRPLPECDGGEEDPTKAQPHECPYCFRLFPSGQALGGHKRSHLCSGAAAAAAAAPGADPLSVATKSLGFIDLNLPAPFDDVEHSAVSDPFLSPKPAGS; translated from the coding sequence ATGGCCAAGAACACATGCAAGCTCTGCTCCCGCCGCTTCGCCAGCccccgcgccctcgccggccacaTGCGCGCCcactccatcgccgccgccaagtCTCAGATCTCCTCGGCGTCCTCGGCCTCGACCTCcatcgcggccggcggcggcggcggcgtcgaagaCGACGCCGACGCCAAGAAGCCCAGCCCCATCCAGGGGCACGCTCTGCGGGAGAAGCCCAAGCGCCGCGTCCGCCTCGCCGAGTCCGACTTCTCGGATCGCGAGAGCGAGACGACGGACTACTACTCGCCGGACGCCAAGCGCTCGCACGACGGATCGGGGGACGCGGAGCCGGTGAGCTCGGTCTCCGACGGGGACACCCCGGTGGAGGACGTCGCGCTGTCCCTCATGATGCTCTCGCGCGACTcctggcccgcgccgccgccgccgtcgtactACTCCTACTACCGCGCCGACTCCGACGACGAGGGcgacgcccgccgcccggcggtcgcggccgcagccgccgcggcgcagAAGCGGACGCGGTACGAGTGCCCCGCGTGCAAGAAGGTGTTCCGATCGTACCAGGCCCTGGGGGGGCACCGCGCCAGCAACGTGCGCGGCGGCAGAGGCGGCTGCTGCGCGCCCCCGCTCAGCAaccctccgcctcccgcccccCTGCGGCCATTGCCGGAATGcgacggcggggaggaggaccCGACGAAGGCGCAGCCGCACGAGTGCCCCTACTGCTTCCGCTTGTTCCCGTCCGGGCAAGCTCTGGGGGGCCACAAGCGGTCCCACCTCTGctcgggcgccgccgcagcagcagccgcagcaccaGGCGCCGATCCCCTCTCGGTCGCGACGAAGAGCCTGGGCTTCATTGATCTGAACCTACCGGCGCCCTTCGACGACGTGGAGCACTCCGCCGTGTCAGATCCCTTCCTCTCGCCGAAGCCAGCGGGTTCTTGA